The stretch of DNA CTCTGTCCGGGAGCGGCTGGGTGCCGCTGTGTCCGGGCTCAGCGAGCTGGAGCTCctgcggcagcggcaggaggtGCTGGTCCGGGCCGCGCTGGAACGCAGAGAGGAGCGCAGAGAGGAGAAGCTCCTGGAGGAGAACATCCTGCTGCTCAGGAAACAGCTGGTAGGTCCtggcagtcacatgacctcacacctgaggtcagaggtcatgtggGGGGACCTGGAGGCAGACATTGACAACATGGTGATCGGCCATCAGAGCAGGTTGTTTTAAATCCAAAATGTTAATCAATACCTGGTCACCATGGAAACGGGGGGCTTCAGCAGACTCAACTCTGTCTACAAAACTTGTCAATTAGATGATCAATGATGCTGATTATTGATGGTTTATCAGGTCCAGGTGGGGTTAGAATGTGTctccacacagcagtgtgtgatgtGGACCAGCCTGCTGTCCATGCTCAGACAGAGTGTTAGAACCCGGGTCATTGATCAGCTGCACGCCTCAAACGTCACGCTGAGTGAGCAATCATGGACTCAGACAGAGTTCAGAGGCCGCTTCAGCCCGACATGTCCGGGCCCAAAGTGTCAACTGTGACGTCCAAGAGTCTAAATCAACCTGGACTCGAGTCCAGCCGCCTCGTTTAAACTCTAGGACATGACTGTGACCTGGATGAGTGGGAGTCCACagactgtgacatcacttcctgcagAGGCTCAGCAGTGGGTGTGGCAGCAGGCAGCTGATTGACAGGACAAACAACTGCAGGAGTAACACGCAACTCCTTCCTGACCTGcagctgctacacacacacacacacacacttgtatggctatctttgtgaggacattcaGTGTCTCCAaatgccctcacacacacaggttgtgtGACTTTGTGACTGTGAAGGCTTCACTGACCTGACAACAGATCCGTTATCACTGTCGAGTGCTGCTCAGCTGTTCTGGtgggctcagcagcagcagctcagtcacAGGAATGCAGCACATGACCTGCATAACCCGCATGTTTTCCTCTGAGGGGGAGGGGCCGGCTCAGCCTGTGTCCTGTTACAAAAGTTGCTTTCATCCTTTAATCAGGGATCAATAATCAGCAATAACTGGTCCGGTCAGAGCAGCGGCTCGTCCAGCTTCTGTCTGTGATCTCCTGACGCCTCCATGAAACGGCTGCCATTGTTTTTAACGTCTCTTTGTCTCCGTCAGAGCTGTCTGAGGATGCGGGACGCCGGACTCATCAGTCAGCTACAGGAGCTGGACCGACAGATCAATGACCTGCGACTGGACACGGAGCCGTCACATGACCAGCCAGAGGCGGACAGCAGACCGAGCTCAGGTAGGTAGACCCTGGAAGATGCAAAGAGCCGACAGCTTCAGAGAGTTTAGACAGATCCAGACCCTGCAGACAGTGAAGAGCTGAAGAAATGCATGCATCATTTCAAGGTTTATAGAATCTGTAAATGACCTGACCTGACCTTTCAGCGTATGACGGCTGAGTGTGTTCAGTGTTCGCTCTCAGCTTCTGTTTGTGGGCCTGGTGACATCACACAGCCCCTCCTaacctcctcttcctgttaGGTTTCTACGAACTGAGTGACGCTGCGTCTGCCTCGCTCTCTAACTCGTCCAACTCCGTCTTCAGTGAGTGTTTTTGCACAACAGCCGACGCCGATGGACGCCTCCCGTCCTCAAGTATGTCCCCCAGTCTGTGtagtgctccccctctttgatGCCACTGGTCTTCTGTTGTGTAGACTCCTGTCCGCAGGGACACCTCCGAGGGAGGGTTAGGCCTTAAAGCTCCGTCTGttgtttgtagttttttgtCCCTCCTGCTGCTGAAGACATTTAAATTCCCTTTTTAAAGTCCACATTTGTTGTGGTACTCGGTGGATTTGGGATGTGGAGGGTTAATGTTTCATGCTGAAAAGAATTTTCCAGAGAGTCATTACTGCACTCAGCGGCCCGGCAGaacttcctgtcagctgttgacaTAATGAAAGCCAGCAGctggtccagctgtgtctgcttACTCACGTTgacttctctctgtctcagatGGTCCGGCCGACTGTTTGGAGTGTGACGGACTTGTTGGAGGACTTTGTGATGACTCCTCTTTCTCGGGGACGATCCACCGCTCGCTCTCAGCTCTCTACCCGCCCACGGTGGATGCTGCCTCTCTGGTGGCTTCCAGTGATACCCGCTCCAAGTACCTCTGTGACCTGGTGACTTGGAATGGCAGTGAAACGTACCACTTCCCAAGCCCGCTGCACGCCCCGGTAGTCCAAAGCCCTGCCCTCTTACAGGGTTATGGAGGTCAGGGCAGAGATGAGGCGGGAACACCAGaaacctcctctcctcctgtttctgtTGTTCCTCAGAGCTCCTCCTGGCCGGCCCTGTCCTCCACCCAAACTACTTCACACAAGCGACTGGACAGCTACATCTACAGTCTGCTGCAGCGCAGGGCCCAGCCTGTCAGGACCGGCAGACCCAGGACCAGTATCAGCACAGAACCATCTAAGAGCATACTGAGGCAGGCCAGTCTGTGTGCTCGGCAGCTGTCCGGGCCTGGTCCTGGTTTAGTGAGGGGGTCTGAACTCAAACCCTCCCCACCGGCTGGAGGCACATCAGTGGAAGGTGTTGCCATGCCGTCTGCTCAGAGGCAGAGGTCTTTGGAGGGTAaaggggaggagcaggagatcCAGAATGTTTTTCCAGGTGGAGgtgactgcagctctcctcatggATCTATAAACAAGTACAATGACAGTctcctgaggaagaggagcaaagGGCTTCTTCCTCACATAGCTCTGCTGCCGAGAGACTTCAGGGAACTGAGCAGTCCCAAAGCTAACTCTTCCCCCATGGACACCAACAAGCCATGCTGTCCTCCAGACCAGGAGCTGCACCTGGAAGCATCCAACCCAGCGGAGACCAAGAACAACCACAGGTCACTCCAAGCAGAGGAAAGCTGCAGGGTGGTGCTGGAGCTGGACCGCCAGAGGTCCTCCAAGCAGAGCCAGGATGACAGAGGAGGCAGTCACATGGTCCACAGACGGTTTATCTCCACCCAGCAGCGCTGCACTAGCGGCTGCATAGGTGGCAGCAGGAATGTGAAGCACACGTGTAACAAAGAGCCCTCATCAGGGAAGAGAGGGGTTAAATCCCACCTCAGGTCTAAAAAGTCCCGCCTGCCGGAGGATGGGAGCTCCACTCACATTAGGGTGTCCAGAAGAAGTGTCTCCTCCAGGATGAAACGCCCCCCTGCCTCCATCCCAGAGGGCAGAGTCCTGGACAGACAGGCGTCAGGACTAGGCAGCATGCGGCCAGGTGTGTTTAAGTGttatcaccatggaaaccaccatcaccaccatcaccatggACGTGATCAGGTCGTGGTCATTGCCAAACCAAAGTACAAGCGCAGTGAATACTGCCGGCTGCGTGCGCCCCCGGAGGCTCTGTATGAGGAGGCCTTCAGGCGGGTCCAGCTGCGGCACAGAAAGGAGCCTGTGAGCGGGTCCACAGTGTGCCCCCCCTCCTCAAGCCCATATTCTTACACTGCAGGAAGTGACTCCGAGTATTCGGCCGAGTGTGCGTCACTCTTTCACTCCACCATCGTGGACACCAGTGAAGACGAGAGGTCTAACTACACCACAAACTGCTTCGGAGACAGCGAGTCCAGTGAGGAAGAGTACGTGGAGAGCACGACCACCGGCAGCGACACCGAGGAGAGTGGGGGAGGGGGAGCTGGGGGCGGGGCGGGCGCAGTCTGCAGGGGAAGGGGGCCGTCAGGGGCCGCTGGGGCTGGGGCCGCTGGGCAGGAAAGGATTAAAGCCTCTCGCAACTTGAAGAAGAAGATCCTCCGCTTCCGGTCGGGCTCATTAAAACTCATGACCACCGTATGACCCACCTGCAACACCTTCACAGACAGTTACATGCACCTGAACCAAGTCCACAGACTGTAGGACAGGTGCTTCATGGTCCACTGACTGAGGAGAGACACCCCCCCCCAGCCTGGACACAACTACTTGTTGTTACTGCTTCCCCAGCTATGCCCGCCTGAATGACCAGCAGTCTGGTCTGGACCTGTAAGTCCGTCTGGATCTCCATGCAGCACGTCAACTTCCTGTGACTActctgacctttggactcttgGTCTGATGCAGCACAGCACTGCGGAGCGTCCAGTGAACACCCACACAGCATAAGATGCTCTTTAGCCAGATTGGCCTCCTTCTGCCCCCCCTCCCGTACTTGACAAGTGCCTCAGTGGGCAGGAAGCTGTCAAACTGAAGGTCTGCTGCTGTGACCTCAGCGGTCCTTAAACCTCCTGCAGACACATCCTACTCAGGACTCCTCCACCCTCTATGAACCTGCTCCTCATGGTCACGCTCAGAGGATGTCAGGTTCATGAGAGAAGTTCTCCTCTGTGCAGtgaccctgaccctgaccctgaccctgaccctAGCACTGTAAGCCCCCTGTTCTCTGTGAGCCGTCTGCCTTCTGAGCTCCATACAGGCTGTCACCAGTCCAGGGAGGGTCTGAAGTGGACTGAAGTTGCTTTGGGAGTTTGAACTGCTTGGTTCTGTTACTTTTTGCACTTTGAGATGAACCATCTCGGATGTCAGCCCAGATACATCTTGTGTTTGTTGATGGAAGCTGGTCTACACGTTAC from Parambassis ranga chromosome 22, fParRan2.1, whole genome shotgun sequence encodes:
- the LOC114427882 gene encoding dapper homolog 1-like isoform X1 is translated as MPQVSAESAGEMLLPGAPRRDGAGDAAERSRSVRERLGAAVSGLSELELLRQRQEVLVRAALERREERREEKLLEENILLLRKQLSCLRMRDAGLISQLQELDRQINDLRLDTEPSHDQPEADSRPSSGFYELSDAASASLSNSSNSVFSECFCTTADADGRLPSSNGPADCLECDGLVGGLCDDSSFSGTIHRSLSALYPPTVDAASLVASSDTRSKYLCDLVTWNGSETYHFPSPLHAPVVQSPALLQGYGGQGRDEAGTPETSSPPVSVVPQSSSWPALSSTQTTSHKRLDSYIYSLLQRRAQPVRTGRPRTSISTEPSKSILRQASLCARQLSGPGPGLVRGSELKPSPPAGGTSVEGVAMPSAQRQRSLEGKGEEQEIQNVFPGGGDCSSPHGSINKYNDSLLRKRSKGLLPHIALLPRDFRELSSPKANSSPMDTNKPCCPPDQELHLEASNPAETKNNHRSLQAEESCRVVLELDRQRSSKQSQDDRGGSHMVHRRFISTQQRCTSGCIGGSRNVKHTCNKEPSSGKRGVKSHLRSKKSRLPEDGSSTHIRVSRRSVSSRMKRPPASIPEGRVLDRQASGLGSMRPGVFKCYHHGNHHHHHHHGRDQVVVIAKPKYKRSEYCRLRAPPEALYEEAFRRVQLRHRKEPVSGSTVCPPSSSPYSYTAGSDSEYSAECASLFHSTIVDTSEDERSNYTTNCFGDSESSEEEYVESTTTGSDTEESGGGGAGGGAGAVCRGRGPSGAAGAGAAGQERIKASRNLKKKILRFRSGSLKLMTTV
- the LOC114427882 gene encoding dapper homolog 1-like isoform X2; the protein is MPQVSAESAGEMLLPGAPRRDGAGDAAERSRSVRERLGAAVSGLSELELLRQRQEVLVRAALERREERREEKLLEENILLLRKQLSCLRMRDAGLISQLQELDRQINDLRLDTEPSHDQPEADSRPSSGFYELSDAASASLSNSSNSVFNGPADCLECDGLVGGLCDDSSFSGTIHRSLSALYPPTVDAASLVASSDTRSKYLCDLVTWNGSETYHFPSPLHAPVVQSPALLQGYGGQGRDEAGTPETSSPPVSVVPQSSSWPALSSTQTTSHKRLDSYIYSLLQRRAQPVRTGRPRTSISTEPSKSILRQASLCARQLSGPGPGLVRGSELKPSPPAGGTSVEGVAMPSAQRQRSLEGKGEEQEIQNVFPGGGDCSSPHGSINKYNDSLLRKRSKGLLPHIALLPRDFRELSSPKANSSPMDTNKPCCPPDQELHLEASNPAETKNNHRSLQAEESCRVVLELDRQRSSKQSQDDRGGSHMVHRRFISTQQRCTSGCIGGSRNVKHTCNKEPSSGKRGVKSHLRSKKSRLPEDGSSTHIRVSRRSVSSRMKRPPASIPEGRVLDRQASGLGSMRPGVFKCYHHGNHHHHHHHGRDQVVVIAKPKYKRSEYCRLRAPPEALYEEAFRRVQLRHRKEPVSGSTVCPPSSSPYSYTAGSDSEYSAECASLFHSTIVDTSEDERSNYTTNCFGDSESSEEEYVESTTTGSDTEESGGGGAGGGAGAVCRGRGPSGAAGAGAAGQERIKASRNLKKKILRFRSGSLKLMTTV